The following coding sequences lie in one Streptomyces albofaciens JCM 4342 genomic window:
- a CDS encoding AAA domain-containing protein translates to MPAARRPDGAAAFDPGAAAAEATDAVVHSTLHGSHRGVVVDSPPGAGKSTLVVRAARELAAAGRPLMIVAQTNAQVDDLVLRIAEKDPELPVGRLHSSEPGAFDPALAELPAVRTSAKITDLAGLDIVVSTAAKWAYTKVDEPWQHAIVDEAYQMRSDALLAVGGLFERALFVGDPGQLDPFSVVGADQWAGLAYDPSASAVTTLLAHNPGLPQHRLPVSWRLPASAARLVSDAFYPYTPFRSGTDHGDRRLAFGVPSDGSGVDRVLDEAAESGWGLLELPARHTPRTDPEAVHAIAQVVRRLLDRGGAATSERSPDPAPLTADRIAVGTAHRDQAAAVRTALAGLGVNGVAVDTANRLQGREFDVTVFLHPLSGRPDATAFHLETGRLCVLASRHRHACIVVCRAGVAELLDEHPSAEPVQLGVTVKFPDGWEANHAVLAHLNEHRVAWRP, encoded by the coding sequence GTGCCCGCCGCCCGGCGGCCGGACGGCGCCGCGGCCTTCGACCCCGGCGCGGCGGCGGCCGAGGCCACCGACGCGGTCGTGCACAGCACGCTGCACGGCTCGCACCGCGGCGTCGTCGTGGACTCGCCGCCCGGCGCGGGCAAGTCCACGCTGGTGGTGCGGGCGGCCCGCGAACTGGCCGCGGCCGGACGCCCGTTGATGATCGTCGCGCAGACCAACGCACAGGTGGACGACCTCGTCCTGCGCATCGCCGAGAAGGACCCGGAGCTGCCGGTGGGACGGCTGCACAGCAGTGAGCCGGGCGCGTTCGACCCGGCGCTCGCGGAGCTGCCCGCCGTCCGTACGTCCGCCAAGATCACCGATTTGGCCGGGCTGGACATCGTCGTCTCGACGGCCGCCAAGTGGGCGTACACGAAGGTGGACGAGCCGTGGCAGCACGCCATCGTGGACGAGGCGTACCAGATGCGCTCGGACGCGCTGCTCGCCGTGGGCGGGCTGTTCGAACGAGCGCTGTTCGTGGGCGATCCGGGGCAGCTGGACCCGTTCAGCGTAGTGGGCGCGGACCAGTGGGCCGGGCTGGCCTACGACCCGTCGGCCAGCGCCGTGACGACCCTGCTGGCGCACAACCCCGGCCTGCCGCAGCACCGGCTGCCGGTGTCGTGGCGGCTGCCCGCCTCCGCCGCGCGGCTGGTCTCCGACGCGTTCTACCCGTACACGCCGTTCCGCAGCGGCACGGACCACGGCGACCGCCGGCTGGCCTTCGGGGTGCCCTCGGACGGCTCGGGCGTGGACCGGGTCCTGGACGAGGCCGCCGAGTCCGGCTGGGGCCTGCTCGAACTGCCCGCCCGGCACACCCCGCGCACGGACCCGGAGGCGGTGCACGCCATCGCGCAGGTGGTACGGCGGCTGCTGGACCGGGGCGGCGCGGCGACCAGCGAGCGCTCCCCCGATCCCGCGCCGCTGACCGCCGACCGGATCGCGGTCGGCACGGCGCACCGCGACCAGGCGGCGGCGGTGCGGACCGCGCTGGCCGGACTCGGCGTCAACGGCGTGGCGGTGGACACCGCCAACCGCCTCCAGGGCCGGGAGTTCGACGTCACGGTCTTCCTCCACCCGCTCTCCGGCCGCCCCGACGCGACCGCCTTCCACCTGGAGACCGGCCGGCTGTGCGTCCTCGCCTCCCGGCACCGGCACGCCTGCATCGTCGTCTGCCGGGCGGGCGTCGCGGAGCTGCTGGACGAACACCCGTCGGCGGAACCGGTCCAACTGGGCGTCACGGTCAAGTTCCCGGACGGCTGGGAGGCCAACCACGCGGTGCTGGCGCACCTGAACGAGCATCGGGTGGCGTGGCGGCCGTGA